A segment of the Streptomyces sp. NBC_01235 genome:
TCGTGCGGTGGCGGTCGGCCGTCGCCTCGTCCAACCGGCCTGCCAGGCGGCCCAGTTCGGCGGCGAAGTGCATGCCCACCGAGACGGCCGCGCCGTGCCGCCACTTGTAGCGCTCGTTCTTCTCGATGGCGTGCGCGAGGGTGTGACCGTAGTTCAGGATCTCTCGCAGACCCGACTCCTTCAGGTCGGACGACACCACGTCCGCCTTGACCCGGATGGAGCGCTCGACGAGCTCGGCGGTGTGCGGGCCCGCCGGAGTGCGGGCGGCCTCGGGGTCGGACTCGATCAGGTCCAGGATCACCGGATCGGCGATGAAACCGGCCTTGATGATCTCCGCGAGCCCGGAGACGTAGTCATTGACCGGCAGGGAGTCCAGCGCGGCCAGGTCACACAGCACCCCGGCCGGCGGGTGGAACGAACCGACCAGGTTCTTGCCCTCGGCGGTGTTGATGCCGGTCTTGCCGCCCACCGCCGCGTCCACCATGGCCAGCACTGTGGTCGGGACGGCGATCCAGCGCACCCCGCGCAGCCACGTCGCCGCGACGAACCCCGCGAGGTCGGTGGTCGAGCCACCGCCCACCCCCACGACGACGTCCGTGCGGGTGAACCCCGACTGACCGAGCGCCTTCCAGCAGTACGCCGCGACCTCCGCGGTCTTGGCCTCCTCCGCGTTGGGCACCTGGATGGCGACGGCCTCGAAGCCCTGCCCGGCCAGATCCGCGCGCAGCGCCTCCCCGGTCTCGGCCAGCGCCTCGGGGTGGATCACCGCCACCCGCTTGACCCGGTCACCGATCAGTCCGCCCAGCTCCGCCAGCAGCCGACGGCCGACGAGCACCTCGTAGGGTTCCGACCCCGCGCTGCCGCCGACCCGGATCCGCGTTACGGACTCGCTGCTCATGCTTCTTTCAACTCCAAAGCGTCCAGGGCGACTTGGGTGACCTCTTCGGGCGTACGGCCGTCCGTCGCGACCACGGCCGTGGCCACGCCCTCGTACAGATGACGGCGGGCCTCCATCAGCTCACGCCACTGCTTGCGCGGGTTGACGGCCAGCAGCGGACGGGCCGCGTTCAGGCCGGTGCGCTTGACGGCTTCCTCGACGTCCATCGCCAGGTAGACCACGCGCTGCCCGGCCAGCAGGCCGCGCGTGTCCGCGTCCAGGATTGAACCGCCGCCCAGCGCCAGGACACCGTCGTGCTCGGCCAGCGCCTTGCGCACCGCCCGCTTCTCGATCGCGCGGAAGGCGTCCTCGCCCTCGTCGACGAAGATCTCGGCGATGCTGCGGCCCTGCGCGGCGACGATGTCGTCGTCGGTGTCCCGGTATCCGACGCCGAGCCGCCCGGCCAGCAGCTGCCCCACGGTGGACTTGCCCACGCCCATCGGACCGACCAGGACGACCAGCGGCCCGCTCATCGGATGTGCAGGTTGTCGAGGTAGGACCGCACGTTGCGGCGGGTCTCGGGGACGCTGTCGCCGCCGAACTTCTCCGCCACCGCGTCCGCCAGCACCAGCGCGACCATCGCCTCGGCGACGATCCCCGCGGCCGGCACCGCGCACACGTCGGAACGCTGGTGGTGCGCCTGGGTCGCCTCGCCCGTGACGACGTCCACCGTCCGCAGGGCCCGCGGCACGGTCGCGATCGGCTTCATCGCCGCCCGCACCCGCAGCAGCTCACCCGTGCTCAGACCGCCCTCGGTACCGCCGGAGCGGCCGGTGGAGCGCCGGATGCCGTCGGGGGTGGTGACGATCTCGTCGTGCGCCTTCGAACCCGGCACCCGCGCGAGGTCGAAGCCGTCGCCGACCTCGACGCCCTTGATCGCCTGG
Coding sequences within it:
- a CDS encoding shikimate kinase, which translates into the protein MSGPLVVLVGPMGVGKSTVGQLLAGRLGVGYRDTDDDIVAAQGRSIAEIFVDEGEDAFRAIEKRAVRKALAEHDGVLALGGGSILDADTRGLLAGQRVVYLAMDVEEAVKRTGLNAARPLLAVNPRKQWRELMEARRHLYEGVATAVVATDGRTPEEVTQVALDALELKEA
- the aroB gene encoding 3-dehydroquinate synthase, producing MSSESVTRIRVGGSAGSEPYEVLVGRRLLAELGGLIGDRVKRVAVIHPEALAETGEALRADLAGQGFEAVAIQVPNAEEAKTAEVAAYCWKALGQSGFTRTDVVVGVGGGSTTDLAGFVAATWLRGVRWIAVPTTVLAMVDAAVGGKTGINTAEGKNLVGSFHPPAGVLCDLAALDSLPVNDYVSGLAEIIKAGFIADPVILDLIESDPEAARTPAGPHTAELVERSIRVKADVVSSDLKESGLREILNYGHTLAHAIEKNERYKWRHGAAVSVGMHFAAELGRLAGRLDEATADRHRTILQAVGLPLHYRHDQWPKLLENMKVDKKSRGDLLRFIVLDGLAKPTVLEGPDPAVLLAAYGEVGE